One Solibacillus sp. R5-41 DNA segment encodes these proteins:
- a CDS encoding aminoglycoside phosphotransferase family protein, which produces MNIELEQLIYALNQRFKTNIISTDFQTTPLQGGTVGNVYLITGIAETVDGEKLPYRIVLKIQKKWERYGDPGSWRREYDLYSSDLGSTFSQALRWPICYHSEFNAEDNEYHLWLEYIDGVTGLDLTSDMYEEAALELGRFQGKLYEEQPAVLQSLTNLSHPDFMKNTYLHYRSWPVVYDYIRSNDCELPLHVRQMLIGIDEKADEIFTRIEKLPLVLCHRDFWVTNLIYAKGKFALIDWDTSGWGYLGEDLASLIADEGDIDNMVENYQRCIPAYYKGFSEYVDVSRITDHCVYEIILLVFGYRLVEGYIHTETYDEKTKYVHTLQKIYEMKTKPLMV; this is translated from the coding sequence ATGAATATTGAACTTGAACAGCTGATTTATGCTTTAAACCAACGATTCAAAACGAATATCATCTCTACTGACTTCCAAACTACGCCGTTACAGGGCGGAACTGTGGGGAATGTGTACCTGATAACGGGGATCGCCGAAACCGTGGATGGTGAAAAATTGCCTTACCGTATAGTGCTGAAAATCCAGAAAAAATGGGAGCGTTACGGCGATCCGGGTTCATGGCGTCGGGAATATGATCTCTATTCGTCTGACTTAGGATCGACTTTCTCGCAAGCCCTCCGTTGGCCGATATGTTATCACTCTGAGTTCAACGCCGAAGATAATGAATACCATCTGTGGCTGGAATATATCGATGGCGTAACTGGTTTAGACTTGACCAGTGACATGTATGAAGAGGCCGCGTTGGAGTTAGGGCGCTTTCAAGGCAAGCTGTATGAGGAGCAACCCGCCGTGCTGCAGAGCCTGACTAACTTGAGCCATCCGGATTTCATGAAGAATACGTATTTGCATTACCGGTCATGGCCAGTCGTCTACGATTATATACGATCGAATGACTGCGAATTGCCCCTGCACGTGCGGCAAATGCTCATCGGTATCGATGAGAAAGCAGACGAGATATTCACCCGTATTGAAAAATTGCCCCTCGTGCTATGTCACCGAGACTTTTGGGTAACCAATCTTATCTATGCTAAAGGGAAATTCGCACTTATCGATTGGGATACTAGCGGATGGGGCTACCTAGGCGAGGATCTCGCAAGCCTGATCGCAGATGAAGGGGATATCGATAACATGGTTGAAAATTACCAGAGATGCATCCCTGCGTATTACAAAGGCTTTTCGGAGTATGTGGATGTATCCCGAATCACCGATCATTGTGTCTACGAGATAATCCTTCTCGTATTTGGGTACAGGCTTGTAGAGGGATATATCCACACAGAGACTTATGACGAGAAGACAAAGTATGTCCATACTCTCCAAAAAATCTATGAAATGAAAACCAAACCTTTGATGGTTTAA
- a CDS encoding VOC family protein: protein MSEKLLRVGTTYIPVTNVENSYEWYVNNLGAELSYKDEDKAILNFANQSIFLVKSKENQSSNFYDCYGVERFSITFEVNGLNALEAIHRDFTDKEIRVGEIENRGHSGRNFVFFDLDGNKFDVWSELSPIFKEKYLTTQ from the coding sequence ATGAGTGAAAAGTTGTTAAGAGTTGGAACTACTTATATTCCAGTAACTAATGTAGAAAATTCTTATGAATGGTATGTTAACAATTTGGGGGCAGAGTTAAGCTATAAAGACGAAGACAAAGCAATTCTTAATTTTGCAAACCAAAGTATTTTTCTTGTTAAATCTAAAGAAAATCAAAGTTCTAACTTTTATGATTGTTATGGTGTAGAACGTTTTTCTATAACATTTGAAGTTAATGGACTAAATGCATTAGAGGCAATACATAGAGATTTTACCGATAAAGAAATAAGAGTTGGCGAAATTGAAAACAGAGGACACTCTGGAAGGAACTTTGTTTTCTTTGATTTAGATGGTAATAAATTTGATGTGTGGAGTGAATTAAGTCCAATTTTCAAAGAAAAATATCTAACTACGCAATAG
- a CDS encoding AAA family ATPase, with product MKFVHIFGPQAVGKMTVGQELAKITDLKLFHNHMTIDLVNHFFDYSTKEGKRLVNLFRQEIFEEVSKSNLYGMVFTYVWAFNLESDWDYVKRISQLFESRGGTVYYVELEADLEERLERNKTPNRLEHKPKKRDIEWSENDLKCTMEKHRLNSLEGEIIFQNYIKINNTNLTAEEVAKIVKREFHL from the coding sequence ACAAGCAGTTGGTAAAATGACAGTTGGACAGGAGCTAGCAAAAATAACAGATTTGAAACTTTTTCATAACCATATGACGATTGATTTAGTTAATCATTTTTTTGATTACAGTACAAAAGAAGGGAAAAGATTAGTAAATTTGTTTCGTCAGGAGATTTTCGAAGAGGTTTCAAAGAGTAATCTGTATGGAATGGTCTTTACTTATGTCTGGGCGTTTAATTTGGAGTCGGATTGGGATTATGTTAAGCGAATCTCCCAGCTTTTCGAGTCTAGAGGAGGCACTGTTTACTATGTAGAATTGGAGGCAGACTTAGAAGAGAGACTTGAGCGAAATAAAACCCCAAATAGGCTTGAACACAAGCCTAAAAAAAGAGATATTGAATGGTCTGAGAATGACTTAAAATGCACAATGGAGAAACATAGATTAAATTCGTTAGAAGGTGAAATCATATTCCAAAACTATATTAAGATTAACAATACAAACTTAACTGCTGAAGAAGTAGCCAAGATAGTTAAGAGGGAATTCCATTTATAG